A region of the Pseudoprevotella muciniphila genome:
TTTTTTTATAATGTGATTCTGATTGTATATCCATCGTATGGAATTAAATACACACTCATCCATGAAATAATCTTCCCACACACGTGGATAGTGTTTCGAAATATAATCGTCCTCTTCTATATTGCCAGCTTTGTGATTAGTACTACTTACACCATCGCATACAAATGTAGTTACCAATATATCAAAATACCGATATGAACAATTGTTCCAAATAAGCGATTGTACAAAATAAGTCCAATCTGATATGATGCGATAAGATTCATCATACAATGTGGTCCTATTGAATAAATCTCTTTTTATGAATGTAGATGGATGTGATAGTGATGAATGTTGTACAGAATAAAGAGTGATTCTTTTTGGTGGATAGTGGTCTATGGTTGTACCGTTTTCCCATACATCATGACATCCGCAGCTCACAATATCCTCATCAAACTCATTCTCAAAAACTTTCTCCAAAACATCATCAGCATAAAGATAATCTCCTGAATTAAGAAACAAAGTATATTTACCCTTTGCAGCTAAAATGCCCTTATTCATGGCATTGTATATGCCATTGTCTTTTTCCGATACCCAATAACTGAGACCATCGGCATATTTTCTGATAATATCTACACTACCATCCGTTGAAGCACCATCTATCACAATGTGCTCAAAATCTCTATAAGTCTGAGCTCGCACACTTCCGATAGTGCGTTTTAAGCCATCTGCATTGTTGAAATTTATTGTAATGATAGATAATCTCATAATACACATTTTTTTATAACTGCAGGATTCCCTGCTACAATAGCATTCTTAGGGATGTCTTTTAAAACTACGGCACCACCAGCAATTGTGCAATTATCATCAACTTTTATATTACCTATAATAAGTGAGTTTGTGCATATTTTGACATTGTTGCCTACAATAGGCCTATTCTCGACTGGTTCCGTGTTTTTTTTTCCTATAGTGCATAGCTGCCATATTTGGCAATCTTCTCCAATAGATTGTGCATTTATAACAGTTCCATATCCATGCCAAATCATTAAGCCTCTTCCTATCAACTCAGATGGTGTGTGAAAATATAGGTTAGTTTGTCCTTTTGCGAAGTGTCTAAGATAACTCGCCTTAGTTCTATAGTAAAATAGTGAACGATATTCGGGAAAGATATTTAGCAAAAACAAAAATCCTCTTAATCCTTTTTTCTCGAATCTATTTAATTTAAGCCATATATCACGTTCATAAATTAACAATGATTTATCTTTTTTGTTTCTTGTATAAAAGACTAGTATATGAGGAATTAGTCTTAGAGACTTTATTAGGCTGAATAACTTCATATTTAATAAATTAAACTGGTGTAAAGTTCTATATACTTCTTTGCTTGAACATCAGGAGCAAATTTCTTATGAGCATTTACCGCAATTTTTTTATTATTGAATCTGTCTTTATTGTCAATAAATGCGGTAATTGCATCGCCCAAACCTTTTGCATCAATAGTCTTAGATATATATCCATTTACTCCATCTTGGATGTTTTCTGCCATACCACCATTTGGCATAGATATTACAGGTGTCCCACAACAAAGAGATTCAAGCATTGTGTTTGGGAGATTGTCTTCACGACTTGGGAGGATAAATGCGTCAGCAGCGGCATATAGCTTAGCCAATTTTTCTTCGTCTTGGATGCTTCCTAAATAATGTGTTTTCGCATTGATGCCTTTTGGCTCTCCTTGTCCAATTATTATAAACTCGCAATCAAAATTATTCGTTGAAGCTACTTCAGCAAGGATGTCAGAACCTTTCCTAAAATGTGTGGTGTATTGCGATGCAAACATTAGAAACGGTTTGTCTGTGTTCAGACCAAACTCTCGGCGAACCTCTTTCTTTTCACGAAACTTGAAGATGTTAGTATCCAAACTGTTTGGATTAATATAATGCTCGTATGGAGAAAACGTTTCAGACAGTATAGAACATCTTTTCATCCAGTCGCATAGAGTTACGATGGTCAAATTCTTGTTTTGGTGTATAGCATCGCGTTTTAGCAATCTAATCTTCTCTTCCAATTCAAAATGTTCAGTGTTTTTTTCTTTGTCTCCCATATAATGGGCAATCCCCAAAAATGGATTCATGTCGTGAAGCGTCCAAACAATAGGTTGTTTAATCTTTCTGAAAAACGATTTGTAATTAAGGCAACTACCAACCCAATGCAGATTAATTATATCTGCTTCTTGGATAAGACGAGAATCGGATATGTCGTATATGGCTTCTGGGAAAGAGAGACATTCATAATCACAACTGTGCAATTTTATGAATCTATTGTACTTGTTCTGACGATATGGAATGCCCGAATGAGTAATTACTTTGCTCAACAAACTGCGCTTGTACTGAACAACACCTTTTTCTCCGGTCGTTTTATGGATTACTAAGAGGGTTGAGTCTATACCGTTTTGCAATAACCCTTTATGCAGACGTAGTGCAGCTTTTCCCGCTCCTCCGTTATCTGATGAGCAGAAATGAACAATTTTCATCTTATTACTTAATTTGGCTTTTCCATTCATAATGTTATTGAACGGAATGTTTAGATGTTATTTAATATTTTGTTTATACAATTGTAAATAATTTTACTCTTTTTGGGATTTTCTTTAGCAAATTATAATCAGTGGTTATATACTCTATATAACCAAGAAATACACTTGAACAGATGTTTTTCTCTAAAGAAGTAGTAGAAAAAAAGTTTTATGCGGTGCTTAAATTTACCAAAATATTTTTTTTCATTGTAAAAGTCTTTATACGCTTCATAATTATTTGTAAGAAGTGAATAATGAATTAAATGATTCAAATACCTAAATTTTACACTATTAATTATTACTATATTATTGATGGGGTGGAACTCTAACATTGCAATTTTTAACTTCCCTGTATCTTTAAACATCTTGTAAATTTGACTTTTTTCTGTAAAATGACAACCAGACTCGCGTAATATCCTATATACACTTGTGATATCCTTCACTATTCTAAACGTTCCCATTATACTAGCTGTCATCCATAAATAAATGTCGCCACTGAAAGCATCTTGGGGAATGGGGGGAAGCTTTTCAAGAATATCCTTTCTTATACATACAGTAAGTGTTAATACATTAATTTTGTCTTCTTCGTAATGTGAAAACATTTTTTCATATAAGTATCCCTCTTTCTCAACAATAACGTCATCCATGAATCTATCTTCATCTTGAATATATCTTCTATAAGAAGTATAAACCAAACTACACTCAGGGTCGCTTTCGAGAATATCCACCTGCTTCTGAAGCTTATATGGGTCAATCCAATAGTCATCGCCCTCACAATAGGCTACATATTTACCTTTAATTGCTTTTTGTAAAATATTTTGGATTTGATAAAAGTCTCCATTGTACTTTGAGTATTGGTTCTCTGTTTCGTAGATGGCATTAAAAAGGTCTGGGTACTTCTTTTCGTATTCGCGAATAATGTCAGCAGTACCATCTGTTGAAGCATCGTCATGGATAACAATCTCATATCGAAAGTTCGTTTTCTGCATAACGAAACCATCAAGACACTCACGAATATAAGGTGCATGATTGTATGTTAAACAGTGTATAGAAACCAGTATCTCATTATCCATATTCATATTATTCTCGTTGGTGTGAAGAAATTTTAAACTTTCTTGTTTAAGAAGATTCGTCCTTTTAGTCTTGTATAGTTGTGTTTAACGTATTTCCTTATCTCATCTTTATTCTTCTAAGGAAATATACTCAAAATATAGAGTGATCTTCTTAATTTTCTCTTTGTCGCGGTTCACCATATACACTATAGTCCCGCCTAATGACGCAAATAATTCTGATACATTGGTACCTATTTTGTTCCGTTTGCGCCAACAACTGTGACAATCTTTATTTTAACATACTTATTTTTGTTTCATGGTTTGGTGTCTAATACTTACAGATTCCAATAATGGTTTTCTTCTATAAGTTTCTTATAATCACTTTCTAAAACTCCTATCATTGTCAAATCACGCCAAACACCATGCTTATAGATGCATTCTCGTTTAACACCTTCTTCTTTCCATCCACATTTTGAATAAAGGTGTTTTGAGGCTGCATTGGAATCAAACCGACAACTCTCAAGCCGATGTAGTCCTAACTCATCGAAAGCATAACGCATAATAGCCATGACGGTATCCGTTCCAATACCTCTTCTACAAAACTGTTTATTAGCCAATTTTATCCCATGTATAGCAGTACGGTTTTTCCAATCTATATCAGTCAAAGTTGCAATTCCAATGGATCCATCCTCTTTTGTTTCAATAACAAAACGGTGATTGAGACCATTTGAAGAAAGGCTATTATCAAACCATTTATTTTGCTGCTCAATAGACAAAGGGAAAGCCCATCCGACAACTACATCTTCCAATTCTGTGTCATTAAACATATCGCAAATTAATTGCATGTCATTCCGTGTCATTGCACGGAGCATAACAATCTTTCCTTTAATATTCATATCGGATATTGTTTTACAATTTCAATAATTCTTTTCATGTTCTCCTTGTCATATCTCTGGTCAATAGGTAGTGGTTGCAGCTGGTATGCAAGAAAGTATTCAACATCATCTTTAGTAGTCCAATTCAACACATTAGGCCAATAGCGTGCTACAAAAATCTTATTCTCAATTAACTTCTCACGTAATCCTTTGATTGGTGCAAGGAAAGGATAAGCCATTGGGACGGCATCTTTATCAAGTGATAACTTCAAGTTGTTTTCTCTGCCATGTGACTTATTCAAATACAAAAAATTCTCTCTACGCTTCTTTGCCACAGCATCATAGTCGATTGACTGCATGATACGCTGAGTTAACTTAGACATCTTGCGAATAGGCTGATTATCCAAGCCATCATCAACTTTTTGAAAATCAACATAGCCTTGTTCTGCAGAGAGGTCTATGCGCTTTAACAGATGTGCCATCCTATCGTAGGATTTGTCCTGAACAAATTCATCATCCAACAACATATCAGTATAGAGATATGCACCATCTGCTACTCCAAAGAATTTGCGGCAAGTATAGAACGTATCTATACCTTGTAAGGGTTTAGCATAAAAGGCTTGTGTATTATCAACAATTAAGCGAGAGCCCGTTTTCTCTGCCAACTGCTCAACATAGCGTTGTTTCAGTCCAAAGTAGTTGGTATAAAGTAGAGCCTCGTCATCCTTTAGCCTAAAATGGTCTTTTATCTCAAAATGAATATTTATATGATAGAATTCAGATTGTATGCCCAGCTTGTTGATAGGCTCAATCACTGCTTCGCATGTATAATAAGGTACATACAACTTCTTATAACCCCGTGCTCGTAGGATGTACTCCAAACAATTACGTCCAGTATTAAGACGTATAGAATTTTTATGAAATTCCTCTTGGATAGGAAGTTCTAACGAAAAGTAACCGCCTATTGCTTCCATCTATTTTACTACTACTTTCAACCAGATATGCTGATTGGTAATGGCTTTTTCCAGTTCTTCTGCTGTTTGGAATTTAAGAACCAGTGTTCCAATTGCATTATTTGCTCCCTCAAATGTTTCAACCCTATCTCCTTTCTTTACCCATAAATCTTCCTCAACAATTTCAGCAGGTAAATCCTTGCTAATCTCTATATGGTCAAATAGGCCACTTTGGTCTGCATGGAGTATAATTTCTGCCCAGTGCCCGTTGTAAGGTTTTTGCTCAATGGTTTCCAAGATGGGGTCTCCTACTATGGCGCGAGTAATGGCTGTTATCATATCCACTCCAGTTGCATAGCGAAGCATCTCACAAAGACGATTACCCCCTCCTCGCGGTGTAAGTTCCATAATATATGGTTTTCCATTAGGTGCTACACGTGTCTCAATATTATATACTACAGTTTTCAAATTAAGCAGTGTTATCAATCGTTGTATCTCAGAAGTGAGATACTCTTCCTGTTCCTTTGTGAACGTGGAAGGCCATGAATAGGCTGCGGGGGTATATGGGTTAGTGGCTTGTGCGTCAAAACGCTGAGCACAGAAACTAGTGAACACTAACTTGCCGTCCACAGACATGCTATCTGTGTCGGATGAACATCCTTGTTTCTCAATAAACTCCTCAATAATAATATGACCTGATATGCTATGCTCCATGGCATACTCTAATGCAGGTCTTAAATCTTCTTTCGTATCTACACGGCTTACTCCCTTGCTTCCAGCAGCATCAGTTGGCTTAACAATCACAGGCCAAGGACACCAATTAACATCTTGCATTGCATCCTCAACGCTATCAAAACCTTTTGCTTGAGGCACATTGAAGCCATTTTTTGCAAGAAATTCGCGGAACTTATCTTTATTTTGAAGAATTTCCACTGATTCAAACGAACCAAATGAAGGCAAATGCATCTTGTTTTGTACATAACTTGCGGCAATCACACCAGGATCGCATGCAAAAGACATAATACCATCTATCTTCAGACGTTGTGCCTCACGCAAAACCGCCTCTTTGTCTATGATGCTGACGTTACAATATTCATCGCTCCACTTATGAGCAATATTGTTCGGTATATAGTCTGCAGTTATCACATAGTAACCCTGATTATGTGCTGCATCTATTACTGGTTTCAGGTAGCGTAAGCCACCAAGGAGCATTAATTTCTTCTGGCCCATTATTTTACCATTAAATCTAGTATATGATTTATCTCTGTGTCAGTAAGTCCATGGTGCATAGGCAAGCAAATCACCTCGTTAGCTATTCTTGTTGCCACAGGTAAATTTGCAGGAGAGGCACTTGGCAAACCACGATATGTACTGAAAGTGCTGATAAGCGGATAGAAGTAACGCCTTCCCCAAATGTCATTTTCACGCAGTTTAAAATATAGTTCATCGCGGCTCATCCCATATTCTTTTTCGTTGATGAAGATAGGGAAATAACTATAATTATGGCGAACACCAGGCATATCCTCAAAGAAACGCACACCAGGAACGTTTCTTAATGCCACGCGGTATGCCTGTGCTACCTGCTGACGCTTTGCGATGGCGTCATCTATCTGTTTTAAGTTCAGAAGGCCGTAGGCGCAACGCACCTCATCCACCTTGCTGTTAATGCCAGGAGCAACAACTTCTGTTTCTCCTGCAAAACCGAAATTCTTGAGATAATCTGTGCGTTTCTTGGTTTGCTCATCTTGCATTACTAAGGCACCTCCTTCAAGAGTGTTATAAACTTTCGTAGCATGAAAACTCAATGTGCTCATATCACCAGCTTTCAGCACGCTCTCGCCATCTACTTCTACACCAAAAGCATGAGCAGCGTCATAAATCACCTTCAAACCGTACTTGTCGGCAATTTCCTGAATCTGCTTCATCTTCACAGGTTTGCCATAGCAATGCACAGGCATGATGGCTGTGGTCTTTGGAGTGATGGCTGCCTCAATCTTATCAGGGTCTATACCGCAAGTTTCCTCTTCTATGTCAACAAACACAGGACGGCAACCATTCCACCAAATGCTATGAGTGGTGGCAACAAAACTATATGGTGTAGTGATTACCTCGCCATTGATGCGAAGCGCTTGCAGAGCTGTAATCAGTGGCAACGTACCATTGGTAAAAAGACTAACGTATGGCACTTTCAAATATTCTGCTAAAGCGGCTTCCAATTGCTTATGAAAACTACCATTATTGGTAATCCATTTGCTATCCCAAATTTGCTGAAGTAGTTTGTGGAACTCGTCCAAATCTGGCAGTAATGGAGATGTTACTGTAATTTGCATTATGTTTTATTTGTTTGCTTTCTCTTTATTCTTTCTGAGTTCAATAAGTTCTTTTAATTCAGGGAATCGTAGCATACGAGCCATCCCTATATAGAACAATGTACCTGCTATAATGCCTATAATCAGGTTATATAGATATTGTATAGGACAGAACGTGGAAATGCAGAACACCAATGTTCCCATTGCTAAACTGAGAATAATTGTTTTCGACATATCACCCATTTGTCTGAAGAATCCCACATGAATGATTTTACCTGTATAATACGTGTTGACAACAAGGCAGAAAATAGACGAAAAAATACCACCAACGCACATCGCTTCAATGCCGAAAGGTGCTGAAACAACGAGGAAAAATACACCGATGCACTTTTTGATGATTTCAAGTCTAAGAAACAAGTCGGAACGCCCTTTAACCAAAAGCAGATTGAGGTTAATGGCATGGATGGGATACCACATCATTCTGAAGCAGATAATTTGGAGCAAAAGTATCGAGAATGACCATTTTTCTCCAACTAACGTTATAACAAGAGGCTTAGCGCAACCAGCCAATCCCATCATCATAGGGAAAATAACGAATGCTGAGATGCGGATAAACTTTCTATATGTTGTGGCGAGGCGCGCATCATCATTTTGCAGCGTGCAGAGCGCAGGATAACTAACACCTTGAATGATGTTTGTTACATTTGAAGAAGGTAATGCCGCAAAATTCTCAGCGCGTGTATAAAAACCTAAAGTTGCTGCACTATATAATTTGCCGACAATCAAAGGATAAATGTTATTGTATGTAGTATCAAGTAATCCTGAGAAAAGCAATTTAGACCCAAAACCGAACAATTCGCGAAAAGACTTCCATGAATAGACAAAGGCGGGGCGCCATTTTGAATAATACCAAAAGAGTAGAACTCTGAATATCGCGGACGAAATCTGTTGACCGACCAATGCCCAACATCCGAAATCATTGAATGCCATTGTCAGACCAACTGCACCAGATGCAATAGCAGTTATTAATGAAATTTTTGCAGTGGTCTTAAAGTTCATTTTTGCGGTCATCAATGATTCCTGTACAAGGTTGAAGCCATTGATAATAAGTGTGAGGCTGATGACACGCGTGAGATCGGTGAGTTGCGGCTCGTTGTAGAAATCGGCAATGTAAGGAGCTGCAAAAAATAGAAGAATATAAAAGAAGGTTGCCGCCACAATATTGAAGTAGAATACAGTGGAGCAGTCCGCGTTTGTTCTATCTTGTTTACGTATAAGTGCTGAACCGAAACCACTGCTGACGAAACTGCCAGAAATGGCAAT
Encoded here:
- a CDS encoding GNAT family N-acetyltransferase, which translates into the protein MNIKGKIVMLRAMTRNDMQLICDMFNDTELEDVVVGWAFPLSIEQQNKWFDNSLSSNGLNHRFVIETKEDGSIGIATLTDIDWKNRTAIHGIKLANKQFCRRGIGTDTVMAIMRYAFDELGLHRLESCRFDSNAASKHLYSKCGWKEEGVKRECIYKHGVWRDLTMIGVLESDYKKLIEENHYWNL
- a CDS encoding serine acetyltransferase; the protein is MKLFSLIKSLRLIPHILVFYTRNKKDKSLLIYERDIWLKLNRFEKKGLRGFLFLLNIFPEYRSLFYYRTKASYLRHFAKGQTNLYFHTPSELIGRGLMIWHGYGTVINAQSIGEDCQIWQLCTIGKKNTEPVENRPIVGNNVKICTNSLIIGNIKVDDNCTIAGGAVVLKDIPKNAIVAGNPAVIKKCVL
- a CDS encoding glycosyltransferase family 2 protein, giving the protein MRLSIITINFNNADGLKRTIGSVRAQTYRDFEHIVIDGASTDGSVDIIRKYADGLSYWVSEKDNGIYNAMNKGILAAKGKYTLFLNSGDYLYADDVLEKVFENEFDEDIVSCGCHDVWENGTTIDHYPPKRITLYSVQHSSLSHPSTFIKRDLFNRTTLYDESYRIISDWTYFVQSLIWNNCSYRYFDILVTTFVCDGVSSTNHKAGNIEEDDYISKHYPRVWEDYFMDECVFNSIRWIYNQNHIIKKIFVFPFRCINSVFKLRRRLGYKIRIKKT
- a CDS encoding glycosyltransferase — protein: MNGKAKLSNKMKIVHFCSSDNGGAGKAALRLHKGLLQNGIDSTLLVIHKTTGEKGVVQYKRSLLSKVITHSGIPYRQNKYNRFIKLHSCDYECLSFPEAIYDISDSRLIQEADIINLHWVGSCLNYKSFFRKIKQPIVWTLHDMNPFLGIAHYMGDKEKNTEHFELEEKIRLLKRDAIHQNKNLTIVTLCDWMKRCSILSETFSPYEHYINPNSLDTNIFKFREKKEVRREFGLNTDKPFLMFASQYTTHFRKGSDILAEVASTNNFDCEFIIIGQGEPKGINAKTHYLGSIQDEEKLAKLYAAADAFILPSREDNLPNTMLESLCCGTPVISMPNGGMAENIQDGVNGYISKTIDAKGLGDAITAFIDNKDRFNNKKIAVNAHKKFAPDVQAKKYIELYTSLIY
- a CDS encoding DegT/DnrJ/EryC1/StrS family aminotransferase, whose product is MQITVTSPLLPDLDEFHKLLQQIWDSKWITNNGSFHKQLEAALAEYLKVPYVSLFTNGTLPLITALQALRINGEVITTPYSFVATTHSIWWNGCRPVFVDIEEETCGIDPDKIEAAITPKTTAIMPVHCYGKPVKMKQIQEIADKYGLKVIYDAAHAFGVEVDGESVLKAGDMSTLSFHATKVYNTLEGGALVMQDEQTKKRTDYLKNFGFAGETEVVAPGINSKVDEVRCAYGLLNLKQIDDAIAKRQQVAQAYRVALRNVPGVRFFEDMPGVRHNYSYFPIFINEKEYGMSRDELYFKLRENDIWGRRYFYPLISTFSTYRGLPSASPANLPVATRIANEVICLPMHHGLTDTEINHILDLMVK
- a CDS encoding glycosyltransferase — translated: MDNEILVSIHCLTYNHAPYIRECLDGFVMQKTNFRYEIVIHDDASTDGTADIIREYEKKYPDLFNAIYETENQYSKYNGDFYQIQNILQKAIKGKYVAYCEGDDYWIDPYKLQKQVDILESDPECSLVYTSYRRYIQDEDRFMDDVIVEKEGYLYEKMFSHYEEDKINVLTLTVCIRKDILEKLPPIPQDAFSGDIYLWMTASIMGTFRIVKDITSVYRILRESGCHFTEKSQIYKMFKDTGKLKIAMLEFHPINNIVIINSVKFRYLNHLIHYSLLTNNYEAYKDFYNEKKYFGKFKHRIKLFFYYFFREKHLFKCISWLYRVYNH
- a CDS encoding ATP-grasp domain-containing protein — translated: MGQKKLMLLGGLRYLKPVIDAAHNQGYYVITADYIPNNIAHKWSDEYCNVSIIDKEAVLREAQRLKIDGIMSFACDPGVIAASYVQNKMHLPSFGSFESVEILQNKDKFREFLAKNGFNVPQAKGFDSVEDAMQDVNWCPWPVIVKPTDAAGSKGVSRVDTKEDLRPALEYAMEHSISGHIIIEEFIEKQGCSSDTDSMSVDGKLVFTSFCAQRFDAQATNPYTPAAYSWPSTFTKEQEEYLTSEIQRLITLLNLKTVVYNIETRVAPNGKPYIMELTPRGGGNRLCEMLRYATGVDMITAITRAIVGDPILETIEQKPYNGHWAEIILHADQSGLFDHIEISKDLPAEIVEEDLWVKKGDRVETFEGANNAIGTLVLKFQTAEELEKAITNQHIWLKVVVK
- a CDS encoding lipopolysaccharide biosynthesis protein, whose translation is MPEEPSLKQKTVKGVFWNALGNFSVKGVQFVVMIVMARLLTPKDYGLLGMLTIFIAISGSFVSSGFGSALIRKQDRTNADCSTVFYFNIVAATFFYILLFFAAPYIADFYNEPQLTDLTRVISLTLIINGFNLVQESLMTAKMNFKTTAKISLITAIASGAVGLTMAFNDFGCWALVGQQISSAIFRVLLFWYYSKWRPAFVYSWKSFRELFGFGSKLLFSGLLDTTYNNIYPLIVGKLYSAATLGFYTRAENFAALPSSNVTNIIQGVSYPALCTLQNDDARLATTYRKFIRISAFVIFPMMMGLAGCAKPLVITLVGEKWSFSILLLQIICFRMMWYPIHAINLNLLLVKGRSDLFLRLEIIKKCIGVFFLVVSAPFGIEAMCVGGIFSSIFCLVVNTYYTGKIIHVGFFRQMGDMSKTIILSLAMGTLVFCISTFCPIQYLYNLIIGIIAGTLFYIGMARMLRFPELKELIELRKNKEKANK